A section of the Streptomyces sp. CG1 genome encodes:
- a CDS encoding isochorismatase family protein, which yields MTRALIVIDVQESFRARPLWETISNPKIADQVDRLVRLARQTGDLVVWVLHSEPGSGDVFDPALGHVRLMEELQRRDTEPLIHKTSHNAFTTTNLQQLLTERGIHELTVCGIRTEQCVETTTRVASDFGYLVTFVIDATATNPIPHRDAPADQSVAELLSDPRTLSAEEIIRRTEYALAGRFATITTVGQLEAAAEPRA from the coding sequence TCCTTCCGCGCCCGTCCGCTGTGGGAGACCATCTCCAACCCGAAGATCGCCGACCAGGTGGACCGACTGGTCCGGCTCGCCCGCCAGACCGGGGACCTGGTGGTGTGGGTGCTGCATTCCGAGCCCGGCAGCGGCGATGTCTTCGACCCCGCCCTCGGCCATGTCCGGCTGATGGAGGAGTTGCAGCGCCGGGACACGGAACCGCTGATCCACAAGACCTCGCACAACGCTTTCACCACCACCAACCTGCAGCAACTCCTCACGGAGCGCGGCATCCACGAGCTCACCGTCTGCGGAATCCGGACCGAGCAGTGCGTCGAGACCACCACCCGCGTCGCAAGCGACTTCGGCTACCTGGTCACCTTCGTCATCGACGCCACCGCGACCAACCCCATCCCGCACCGTGACGCTCCCGCCGACCAGAGCGTCGCCGAACTGCTGTCGGACCCCCGCACCCTGAGCGCCGAGGAGATCATCAGGCGCACTGAGTACGCCCTTGCCGGACGCTTTGCCACCATCACCACTGTCGGGCAACTGGAGGCCGCGGCCGAGCCTCGGGCATGA